In Persicimonas caeni, a single window of DNA contains:
- a CDS encoding TRAP transporter TatT component family protein, with protein MMDWCFDMGVHHGPRWLVVGCALLSMALLSGCSLQKITVNQTADVLWEGRTALESEPDPQFAREAMPASLKTLETFLESAPDNRKLLRMLAKGYFSYSFAFLEEDIMRMQAAGASSEEIDEVMQRAVLHYMKSHRYGLRLLDDEEFEKAATDLNLEKVEKLLKEMDEEDVPGLFWTGYGWGSAANLAQSNTDMVAALPVVEAIMKRVVELEPGFFYSGAPLFFGVYYGSRPPMFGGNPDLAKKYFEQAMRQHGDKNLLIPALYARFYATAPGVQDRELFERLLTEVLEADASKHPKLRLNNEIAKRRAEFWLQGVDDLFY; from the coding sequence ATGATGGACTGGTGCTTCGACATGGGCGTTCACCACGGCCCGAGGTGGTTGGTGGTCGGGTGCGCGCTACTCTCCATGGCTCTTCTCTCCGGCTGCAGTCTCCAGAAGATCACCGTCAACCAGACGGCCGACGTGCTCTGGGAAGGGCGCACGGCCCTGGAAAGCGAGCCCGACCCGCAGTTTGCGCGCGAGGCGATGCCGGCGAGTCTCAAGACCTTGGAGACTTTCCTCGAGAGCGCCCCCGACAACCGCAAGCTGCTTCGCATGCTCGCCAAGGGCTACTTCTCGTATTCGTTCGCTTTCCTCGAAGAAGACATCATGCGCATGCAGGCGGCCGGCGCGAGCAGCGAGGAGATCGACGAGGTCATGCAGCGCGCCGTCCTCCACTACATGAAGTCGCACCGCTATGGGCTGCGTCTGCTCGATGATGAGGAGTTCGAGAAGGCGGCGACCGATTTGAATCTCGAAAAGGTCGAGAAGCTCTTGAAGGAGATGGACGAAGAGGACGTCCCCGGCCTCTTCTGGACCGGCTACGGTTGGGGTTCGGCGGCGAATTTGGCGCAGTCGAATACCGACATGGTCGCCGCGCTTCCCGTCGTCGAGGCGATCATGAAGCGCGTCGTCGAACTCGAGCCTGGCTTCTTCTACTCGGGCGCCCCCCTGTTCTTCGGTGTTTATTATGGAAGTCGTCCACCGATGTTCGGTGGCAACCCCGATCTGGCAAAAAAGTACTTCGAGCAAGCGATGCGCCAGCACGGCGATAAGAACCTGTTGATTCCCGCGTTGTACGCCCGCTTTTACGCCACGGCGCCCGGGGTACAGGACCGTGAGTTATTCGAGCGTTTGCTCACCGAGGTGCTCGAAGCAGACGCCTCGAAACATCCAAAGCTTCGCCTCAACAACGAGATCGCCAAGCGGCGAGCGGAGTTCTGGCTGCAGGGCGTCGACGACCTCTTTTACTGA
- a CDS encoding Flp family type IVb pilin, whose protein sequence is MDWPFSKHFKTFDDDTSGATATEYIILLILIACVIIAIVKMYGSTASKKYKTANDTVRKEVTID, encoded by the coding sequence ATGGACTGGCCATTTTCTAAGCACTTCAAAACCTTCGACGATGACACCAGTGGCGCCACTGCCACCGAGTACATCATCCTGCTCATCCTCATCGCGTGTGTGATCATCGCGATTGTGAAGATGTACGGATCGACCGCCTCGAAGAAGTACAAGACGGCGAATGACACCGTGCGTAAAGAAGTCACGATCGATTGA
- a CDS encoding diguanylate cyclase, with the protein MSQTATHDIVESLEIPGVDLLEEVGRGAHSAVYRARMGDEVCAVKVRRHITDADASRHTLRYRTEAAVLARFSHPGLARIIEAGETTREGRPYLIMEFVDGATLADTIDRRGPLGQTLVVDIACTLAAALGEVHRHGVIHRDIKPGNILLRAGDGAVKLIDFGFAARATGVDPDRAVVGTLRYSAPEQTGMLQRPVDARSDLYSLGVVLYECATGRPPFDAAEPAELVRQHAVDKPAPVRQMVPEISPALAHIIEKLLAKDPDDRYGSCAALVADLERLDSLDAAYADGDALELGHREERSQRHHSTPLVGRHRECRRLESAWLQARSGRGNICWLTGVPGAGTSRLVDEFLAQESGSSAFALSVRCAQTPKTPFGAVQRAGENFIRILRNLDPQDLSAWTSHIEQASQEHMPLLAQLTASAFDLPDVSKRFVAEDSGSPTRFAEATASFFLQLATADWPMVFVVDGIEHIDDASLQVLRQVAARVQNHHLLLVLTATEAPDSDSGPEAFLEDVANLPLQHLRIGPLDEEAVSELVASELGGDGLPVRVVRQITARTQGVPLAVREYLFSMLEAGVLRPTRDGWWVDTAGLASLDLPADVTLLMLRRIEELGDEPRSVLRAAAIEGQHFHIGLCSEYSGVDEGGVSEAVAHGIQLRLVEHVKEDIYAFVHRRIRSALADELDESSRRAVHQRIAEVLDDSQANGDAHLFSLARHYANGQVDSNRQRVYETNLHAGLLALRKHAFEEAYNFLLTARLHSPGEVDAQLLRALGEACAATGRVSEAIRLFENAVALASSDVERARLHARIARVYMAVLEMDEAWAQIQLALDHVDGKMPTTTAARGFGTVLAWLMAWLAARFPSKARTHDAAASATMRLRAHLYEIGAITAFFRLDYDLMGGLVIRALRIARRLPDCAEKAQAFSTYGAVLAILGRHATAEEYATRAIEIAEALDDREVLARARWFESTTYEFSGDARRAETLLRQTLREHGLWLELWEYVTVCGELGGLLLDRGFVHEAGSWGKKILERTDDTACHGELVHMERVYGLYLEAAARAWGGKGIEAHAFVEQARRLLEGRVQVGLGEASAVGYELAVHYELGNRGKDVEKLLAKWKRFELVPDRSPHQIRRFYIYQAYLRLDQFRYAREFDQRAARARFLEALDELKLAADTPKYATHLYVIQSDWEALNGQDERAGWLLSRADEVADLANSPWGNFEVALRRARRLKRQGNERAALRRARYAHSLASEYGWSHRARDVRNEFEFYVDPSSSTTTTSRSRGHSHSASEGSTDAQSLKLERYLDSLMEVAIASGTVFDPREQARVALDEIVRIFGAERAFLFGGERIDELDVIAGRDVRGRDLGDRGDYSSSVVERVCRERRSIVSTGSDEGDVLSSASAVHHNLRSIMAGPVQIQDRFLGVVYVDSRIARGVFAPDDAEILMAISSHIGIAQETARAAQLEVDIESERKKRELAEVIRHTTAAMTSTLDQSEVLERLLEGVGQLVVADRAVAFLLDGDQLELFVELGDGGATVGEASEWIFGDPRIERVMETVEPQVSSDGDDLGGTFSHADEGYSWMGVPIVSREQLAGMILLERDEDDAYGPDHVQLALALAGQAGIAIENARLFAQVERLAILDDLTGLPNRRRLFEVAEAEFSRARRYAKPLSAIMLDIDHFKKVNDTYGHAIGDEILRAVAHRCDDALRETDTIGRYGGEEFVVIMPETSLDEASQCVAERLRTAVADASIVTDRGEVSVTISLGVAELTPADEDVDSLLNRADEALYRAKEGGRNRVEVALSCTDTASHS; encoded by the coding sequence ATGTCTCAGACGGCGACGCACGACATCGTCGAGTCCTTGGAGATCCCCGGGGTCGACCTCCTCGAAGAGGTCGGCCGCGGGGCTCACAGCGCGGTGTATCGGGCGCGCATGGGCGACGAAGTCTGCGCGGTCAAGGTGCGCCGCCATATCACCGACGCTGACGCCTCCCGCCATACGCTGCGCTACCGCACCGAGGCCGCCGTCCTCGCCCGCTTCTCACACCCGGGGCTCGCCCGCATCATCGAGGCCGGCGAGACCACGCGCGAAGGACGCCCATACCTCATCATGGAGTTCGTTGACGGGGCGACGTTGGCCGACACGATCGACCGGCGAGGGCCGCTCGGACAGACGCTGGTCGTCGATATCGCGTGCACGCTGGCCGCAGCGCTCGGCGAGGTGCATCGCCACGGCGTCATCCACCGCGACATCAAACCGGGTAATATCCTGCTGCGCGCCGGCGACGGCGCCGTCAAACTCATCGACTTCGGTTTCGCTGCGCGCGCCACCGGTGTCGACCCCGACCGCGCCGTCGTCGGCACCCTGCGCTACAGCGCGCCCGAGCAAACCGGCATGCTCCAACGCCCCGTGGATGCGCGCTCCGACCTCTACTCCCTCGGCGTCGTCCTCTACGAATGTGCCACCGGCCGTCCGCCGTTCGACGCCGCCGAGCCTGCCGAACTCGTACGTCAACACGCCGTCGACAAGCCGGCGCCCGTGCGTCAGATGGTCCCCGAAATTTCACCGGCGCTGGCGCACATCATCGAAAAGTTGTTGGCCAAAGACCCCGACGACCGCTACGGCTCGTGCGCCGCGCTCGTGGCCGATCTGGAGCGCCTCGACTCACTCGACGCCGCATATGCCGACGGTGATGCCCTCGAACTTGGCCACCGCGAGGAACGCAGCCAACGCCACCACTCGACCCCGCTCGTCGGTCGCCACCGCGAGTGCCGCCGCCTCGAATCGGCTTGGCTCCAGGCGCGCAGCGGCCGCGGCAATATCTGCTGGCTCACCGGCGTGCCCGGCGCAGGCACCTCGCGGCTCGTCGACGAATTTTTAGCCCAGGAGAGCGGCAGTTCGGCCTTTGCCTTGTCCGTTCGCTGCGCTCAGACCCCCAAGACCCCTTTCGGCGCTGTCCAACGCGCCGGCGAGAACTTCATACGGATCCTGCGAAACCTCGACCCACAGGACCTGTCGGCCTGGACCTCCCATATCGAGCAGGCAAGCCAAGAGCACATGCCTTTGCTGGCTCAATTGACCGCCAGCGCCTTCGACCTGCCCGATGTTTCCAAGCGCTTTGTCGCCGAGGATTCAGGCTCCCCGACGCGCTTTGCCGAGGCGACCGCCTCCTTCTTTTTGCAGCTTGCGACTGCCGACTGGCCGATGGTCTTCGTGGTCGATGGCATCGAGCACATCGACGACGCCAGCTTACAGGTGCTACGTCAGGTCGCCGCGCGCGTGCAGAACCACCACTTGCTGCTCGTTCTCACCGCCACCGAAGCGCCCGACTCCGACAGCGGTCCGGAGGCGTTTCTCGAAGACGTCGCCAACTTGCCCCTCCAGCACCTTCGTATCGGTCCGCTCGACGAAGAGGCCGTCTCCGAATTGGTCGCCAGTGAGCTGGGTGGGGATGGCCTACCTGTTCGCGTCGTGCGCCAGATCACCGCACGCACTCAAGGGGTTCCGCTTGCGGTGCGCGAGTACCTGTTCAGCATGCTCGAGGCCGGTGTGCTTCGCCCCACGCGTGACGGCTGGTGGGTCGACACCGCCGGGCTCGCCTCCTTGGATCTGCCCGCCGACGTCACTCTCCTGATGCTGCGCCGCATTGAAGAGTTGGGCGACGAGCCACGCTCGGTGCTACGCGCCGCCGCCATCGAGGGGCAGCACTTCCATATCGGCCTTTGCAGCGAGTACAGCGGCGTCGACGAAGGCGGCGTCAGCGAGGCCGTTGCCCATGGAATCCAGTTGCGGCTCGTCGAGCATGTGAAAGAGGATATCTACGCCTTTGTTCATCGACGCATTCGCAGTGCCTTGGCCGACGAGCTCGACGAATCGTCTCGTCGCGCCGTCCACCAGCGAATCGCCGAGGTGCTCGACGACTCGCAGGCCAACGGTGACGCCCATCTCTTCTCGCTGGCGCGCCACTACGCCAACGGCCAGGTCGACTCGAATCGCCAACGGGTCTACGAGACAAACCTCCATGCTGGTTTGCTCGCCCTTCGCAAGCACGCCTTCGAGGAAGCCTACAATTTTCTCCTTACCGCGCGCCTTCACTCGCCGGGCGAAGTCGACGCGCAGCTCCTTCGCGCGCTCGGCGAAGCTTGCGCGGCGACAGGGCGGGTCTCGGAGGCCATCCGGTTATTCGAAAACGCTGTCGCGCTCGCGTCCAGCGATGTGGAGCGCGCTCGTCTGCACGCGCGCATCGCTCGAGTCTACATGGCAGTGCTCGAGATGGACGAGGCTTGGGCGCAGATCCAACTCGCCCTGGACCATGTCGACGGCAAGATGCCCACGACCACCGCGGCGCGCGGCTTCGGGACCGTGCTCGCATGGCTGATGGCTTGGCTTGCGGCGAGGTTTCCTTCGAAGGCGAGAACTCACGACGCCGCCGCCAGTGCTACAATGCGTCTTCGGGCCCATCTGTACGAGATCGGCGCGATCACCGCGTTCTTTCGTCTCGACTACGACCTGATGGGAGGGCTGGTCATCCGCGCGCTGCGCATCGCCCGTCGGCTACCCGACTGCGCCGAGAAGGCGCAGGCTTTTTCGACCTACGGCGCCGTACTCGCCATTTTGGGCCGGCATGCCACGGCTGAAGAGTACGCCACACGCGCCATCGAGATCGCCGAGGCTCTCGACGACCGCGAGGTACTCGCTCGCGCTCGATGGTTCGAGTCGACCACGTACGAGTTCTCGGGGGACGCGCGCCGCGCCGAAACACTGCTCCGCCAGACGCTTCGCGAGCACGGCTTGTGGCTCGAGCTCTGGGAGTACGTCACCGTGTGTGGCGAACTCGGAGGCCTTCTTCTCGACCGCGGTTTCGTGCACGAGGCAGGCTCGTGGGGGAAGAAGATTCTGGAGCGCACCGACGACACCGCCTGTCACGGAGAGCTGGTCCACATGGAGCGGGTCTATGGGTTGTATCTGGAGGCAGCAGCTCGTGCCTGGGGCGGAAAAGGCATCGAGGCGCACGCCTTCGTCGAACAAGCTCGCCGGTTGCTAGAGGGGCGAGTTCAGGTCGGTTTGGGCGAAGCCAGCGCGGTAGGCTACGAGTTGGCCGTCCACTACGAGTTGGGCAACCGCGGTAAAGATGTCGAGAAGCTCTTGGCAAAATGGAAGCGCTTCGAGCTCGTCCCAGACCGCTCGCCCCACCAGATCCGGCGCTTCTACATCTACCAGGCTTATCTGCGCCTCGACCAGTTTCGGTACGCGCGCGAGTTCGACCAAAGAGCCGCTCGCGCACGTTTTCTCGAAGCGCTCGACGAGTTGAAGCTGGCCGCCGATACCCCCAAATACGCCACGCACCTGTATGTCATCCAGTCCGACTGGGAGGCGTTGAACGGGCAAGATGAGAGGGCGGGGTGGTTGCTCAGCCGGGCCGACGAGGTCGCCGATTTGGCCAACAGTCCCTGGGGCAACTTCGAGGTGGCGCTTCGTCGAGCGAGACGGCTCAAGAGACAGGGGAACGAGCGTGCAGCGCTGCGCCGGGCGCGCTACGCCCACTCACTGGCGTCCGAGTACGGCTGGAGCCATCGCGCCCGGGACGTGCGCAACGAATTCGAGTTCTATGTCGATCCGAGCTCGTCGACGACGACCACCTCGCGCTCACGCGGGCACTCGCATTCGGCCTCCGAGGGTTCGACGGATGCGCAGTCGCTCAAGTTGGAGCGCTATCTCGATTCGTTGATGGAAGTGGCCATCGCTTCGGGCACGGTCTTCGACCCGCGCGAGCAGGCTCGCGTGGCGCTCGACGAGATTGTCCGGATCTTCGGCGCCGAGCGTGCCTTCCTTTTTGGCGGCGAGCGTATCGACGAACTCGACGTCATCGCCGGGCGCGACGTGCGCGGGCGAGACCTGGGCGACCGCGGCGACTACTCGAGCAGCGTCGTCGAGCGCGTCTGCCGCGAGCGGCGCTCCATCGTGAGCACGGGCTCGGACGAGGGCGATGTGCTCTCGAGCGCGAGCGCCGTGCACCACAACCTGCGAAGCATCATGGCAGGACCTGTCCAGATTCAAGACCGCTTCCTGGGCGTGGTCTACGTCGACAGTCGTATCGCCAGGGGCGTCTTTGCTCCCGACGATGCCGAGATTCTCATGGCGATCTCGAGTCATATCGGCATCGCCCAGGAAACCGCACGCGCCGCCCAGCTCGAGGTCGACATCGAGTCGGAGCGCAAGAAGCGCGAGCTCGCCGAGGTCATTCGCCACACCACTGCCGCGATGACCTCCACGCTCGATCAGTCCGAGGTCTTGGAGCGTCTCCTCGAGGGGGTCGGGCAGCTCGTTGTCGCCGATCGTGCCGTGGCGTTTTTGCTCGACGGCGATCAGCTCGAACTGTTCGTCGAGCTGGGCGATGGTGGGGCGACGGTGGGCGAAGCGTCCGAATGGATCTTTGGCGATCCTCGCATCGAGCGCGTCATGGAGACGGTCGAGCCGCAGGTGTCGTCGGATGGCGACGACCTGGGAGGCACGTTCAGCCACGCCGACGAGGGCTACTCGTGGATGGGCGTGCCGATCGTATCGCGTGAGCAGTTGGCCGGGATGATCTTACTCGAGCGCGACGAGGACGACGCCTACGGCCCCGACCATGTCCAGCTCGCCCTGGCACTGGCAGGGCAAGCAGGCATCGCCATCGAAAACGCCCGCCTATTTGCCCAGGTCGAGCGACTCGCCATCCTCGATGACCTCACCGGGCTTCCAAACCGTCGCCGACTCTTCGAGGTCGCCGAAGCCGAGTTTTCCCGTGCCCGCCGCTACGCCAAGCCGTTGTCAGCGATCATGCTCGACATCGATCACTTCAAGAAGGTCAACGACACTTACGGCCACGCCATCGGTGACGAAATCCTGCGCGCCGTCGCCCACCGCTGCGATGACGCGCTGCGCGAGACGGACACCATCGGCAGGTACGGCGGTGAAGAGTTCGTGGTGATCATGCCCGAGACGTCACTCGACGAGGCGAGCCAATGTGTGGCGGAGCGGCTGCGGACCGCGGTGGCAGACGCTTCGATCGTCACCGACCGCGGCGAGGTGTCGGTGACGATCAGCCTGGGCGTCGCCGAGCTGACGCCTGCCGATGAGGACGTCGACTCGTTGCTCAATCGCGCCGACGAAGCCTTGTACCGCGCCAAGGAAGGCGGCCGGAACCGGGTCGAGGTGGCCTTGTCATGCACGGACACGGCGTCACATTCATAG
- a CDS encoding transposase, with protein sequence MGHPLRNQEKDAIYELGNRTLHQIYALLPEEQVNAIILGLLSKYAWMYGVEIFAFCFMSNHFHILARCRSLQMHLFMRDFQSQLAKKINKLRNRTGTFWERRYSATKVLTDEAMLQRLRYIVCNPSESNLVHHPKQWPGLCSWDIHKSGKPMVGEVVNRKTYWAEKRKRKNKDKTEAELIEMATERYALEMAKLPQWQELDDEAYHQKIVDECHTHAGELAKLRTVPCPGPKKALSVKWSDSPRKPKKAPRPLCHGGDFKQRQEYREDRRLLVDRYRTAVGRWREGKSEVEFPDGTIPPGRQFCVGGSCDIRRELPPSLN encoded by the coding sequence ATGGGACACCCACTGCGAAATCAGGAAAAGGACGCCATTTACGAGCTGGGCAACCGCACGCTGCACCAGATCTATGCGCTTTTGCCCGAAGAGCAGGTCAACGCCATCATCCTGGGGCTGCTGTCCAAATACGCCTGGATGTACGGGGTCGAAATCTTCGCGTTTTGCTTCATGTCCAATCACTTCCACATCCTGGCGCGCTGCCGCTCGCTGCAGATGCATCTGTTCATGCGCGACTTCCAGAGCCAGCTGGCCAAAAAGATCAACAAGTTACGCAACCGCACCGGCACCTTCTGGGAGCGCCGCTACTCCGCGACCAAGGTCCTGACCGACGAGGCGATGCTCCAGCGTCTACGCTACATCGTGTGCAACCCGTCTGAATCGAACCTCGTGCACCACCCGAAGCAGTGGCCGGGGCTTTGCTCTTGGGACATCCACAAGAGCGGAAAGCCGATGGTGGGCGAGGTGGTCAACCGCAAGACGTACTGGGCGGAGAAGCGCAAACGGAAGAACAAGGACAAGACCGAAGCCGAGCTCATCGAGATGGCCACCGAGCGGTACGCCCTCGAGATGGCCAAGCTTCCGCAGTGGCAGGAGCTCGACGACGAGGCTTACCACCAAAAGATCGTCGACGAGTGTCACACACACGCTGGGGAACTAGCCAAACTGCGCACCGTGCCGTGCCCGGGGCCAAAGAAGGCGCTCAGCGTGAAATGGAGCGATTCTCCGAGGAAGCCGAAAAAGGCGCCTCGGCCCCTGTGCCACGGCGGCGACTTCAAGCAGCGCCAGGAGTACCGCGAAGACCGACGCCTTCTCGTCGACCGGTACCGAACCGCGGTCGGCAGGTGGCGCGAGGGCAAGTCGGAGGTCGAATTTCCCGACGGCACCATTCCGCCGGGCCGCCAATTCTGCGTGGGCGGCAGCTGCGATATCCGCCGCGAGCTGCCACCGTCGCTCAATTGA
- a CDS encoding class I adenylate-forming enzyme family protein — protein MEKSRTNAGKDTLLRAGKRLLKVGLDSRLVRDVVSAPRGAPDVLAEIVRHGLSVKNVHAIHAAQHPERLAMVDEHRQVTYAQANDEINRVGNALRNSFGVKRGTPVVLMMENRVEYLTCWFSLFRIGASGVHASYRMTAEELGYQVDHSGARILFVSPTSLEAARELDRTRDDLDLTIILVGDETPPDGVLGYAHVIDQASSEFATPSGRRVSKDESQNIVYTSGTTGQPKGTVRNFTKYGLLEFTRLLDRLPLQAGDRHLVVAPVYHSGGQVFTLLNSALAATLVLRPHFDAQDTLEHLSSEQINTVFMVPTMIRRVLDLPDDVHRQNPTPTLRGLISGAAPFPRVLRERAIERFGASTVHDFYGATELGWVTLINGEEMRERPGSVGRPLAGQEVRILDDDMNEVPRGEVGKIWVRNQHAVSGYLHDRKASDEIRAGDWVTVEDLGYIDEDDYVYLAGRARDMVISGGVNIYPVEVENVLAQHPSVDDVAVIGVPDEEWGETLVAVVVPANDTLDTDVLEAHAREHLTGYKVPRRWVTTDAIPRNPTGKILKNELERRYS, from the coding sequence ATGGAGAAGAGCCGCACAAACGCTGGAAAGGATACCCTGCTTCGCGCCGGCAAACGCCTCTTGAAGGTGGGCCTCGACAGTCGGCTCGTCCGCGACGTGGTCTCTGCACCCAGAGGCGCTCCGGACGTACTCGCCGAAATTGTGCGACACGGGTTGAGTGTCAAAAACGTGCACGCCATTCACGCCGCTCAGCACCCCGAGCGCCTGGCGATGGTCGACGAGCACCGTCAGGTGACTTACGCGCAGGCCAACGACGAGATCAACCGGGTGGGGAACGCGCTTCGCAACTCCTTTGGCGTCAAACGCGGCACGCCCGTGGTTCTGATGATGGAGAATCGGGTCGAGTACCTGACGTGTTGGTTTTCGCTGTTTCGCATTGGCGCCTCGGGTGTGCACGCCAGCTACCGAATGACCGCCGAGGAGCTCGGCTACCAGGTCGACCACAGCGGCGCGCGCATCTTGTTCGTCTCGCCCACATCGCTCGAGGCAGCGCGCGAACTCGACCGCACCCGCGACGACCTCGACCTGACGATTATCCTCGTCGGCGACGAGACCCCGCCCGACGGCGTGCTCGGCTACGCCCACGTGATCGACCAGGCTTCTTCCGAGTTCGCCACGCCCAGCGGACGCCGCGTCTCCAAAGACGAGAGCCAAAATATCGTCTACACCTCGGGAACGACCGGCCAACCCAAAGGCACCGTGCGAAACTTCACCAAGTACGGCTTGCTCGAGTTTACCCGCCTGCTCGACCGGCTACCGCTTCAAGCCGGCGACCGCCACCTCGTGGTCGCGCCCGTCTACCATAGCGGCGGACAAGTCTTTACGCTTCTCAACAGCGCCCTGGCCGCGACGCTCGTCTTGCGCCCTCACTTCGACGCCCAAGACACCCTCGAGCACCTATCCAGCGAGCAAATCAACACGGTTTTCATGGTCCCTACGATGATCCGCCGGGTGCTCGACCTACCCGACGACGTCCACCGCCAAAACCCTACGCCCACCCTTCGCGGGCTGATTTCGGGGGCCGCCCCCTTCCCTCGCGTGCTGCGAGAGCGCGCCATCGAGCGCTTCGGCGCGAGCACCGTCCACGACTTCTACGGGGCGACCGAGCTCGGTTGGGTCACCCTCATCAACGGTGAGGAGATGCGCGAGCGCCCAGGAAGCGTCGGGCGCCCGCTCGCCGGCCAAGAAGTGCGCATCCTCGATGACGACATGAACGAGGTGCCGCGCGGTGAGGTGGGAAAGATCTGGGTGCGCAATCAACACGCCGTCAGCGGCTACCTGCATGATCGCAAGGCCTCCGACGAGATTCGCGCGGGTGACTGGGTCACCGTCGAAGACCTCGGCTACATCGACGAAGACGACTACGTCTATCTGGCGGGGCGTGCTCGCGACATGGTCATCTCCGGCGGGGTCAACATCTACCCGGTCGAGGTGGAAAACGTCCTCGCCCAACACCCGTCCGTCGACGACGTCGCCGTCATCGGCGTGCCTGATGAGGAGTGGGGAGAAACGCTCGTCGCCGTCGTCGTCCCTGCAAACGACACGCTCGACACCGATGTGCTCGAGGCGCATGCCCGCGAGCACCTGACCGGCTACAAGGTGCCCAGGCGCTGGGTGACCACCGACGCTATTCCACGCAATCCGACCGGAAAGATCCTCAAAAACGAACTCGAGCGCCGATACTCCTAG
- a CDS encoding YihY/virulence factor BrkB family protein — MNLHNHPEGANDAEHPVRIELDTEHLPFTLFTVLCPNSLHCLLMTNRQRLKTAWTILRETFEAYTRDNAARLAASIAFYAIFSVAPILIIATAIAGFIFGDDVALAEIAADLDRFVSPETSEYVFTLVERWQDTTSGVLATVIGFGTLFWGAYRLFLALQDTLNMIWNVRPRSNIGIKGWIRMRLLPFVMVIVIGLLLLASMVVTAALAALGRFFGEFFPVPTILADFSNFVVWFALLTGLFAAIFKILPDVTIQWRDVWIGAALTSFLFSIGRTLIGLYLAHTSTTSIFGAAGSLVALLFWVYFSAQIFFWGAEFTQVWARHLGDRIEPEPDAVHVERNSRQDRAAAKS, encoded by the coding sequence ATGAACTTACACAATCACCCAGAGGGTGCAAATGATGCCGAACACCCGGTCAGAATCGAGTTGGACACTGAGCATCTACCGTTTACGTTATTCACGGTTCTGTGCCCCAATTCACTACATTGTTTGCTCATGACGAACCGGCAACGGCTAAAAACTGCCTGGACCATCCTCCGGGAGACCTTCGAGGCGTACACACGCGATAACGCCGCCCGTTTGGCAGCTTCGATTGCGTTTTATGCCATCTTTTCGGTGGCGCCGATTCTGATCATCGCCACCGCGATCGCCGGGTTCATCTTCGGTGATGATGTCGCGTTGGCCGAGATTGCCGCGGATCTCGACCGGTTCGTCAGTCCGGAAACCAGCGAGTACGTCTTCACCCTCGTCGAGCGGTGGCAAGATACCACTTCGGGCGTGCTGGCCACGGTCATCGGCTTCGGGACGCTGTTTTGGGGAGCTTACCGGCTCTTCTTGGCCCTACAAGACACGCTCAACATGATCTGGAACGTTCGGCCGCGCTCGAATATCGGTATCAAGGGGTGGATTCGGATGCGCTTGCTTCCCTTCGTCATGGTCATCGTGATCGGCTTGCTGCTACTCGCGTCCATGGTTGTGACCGCCGCATTGGCGGCTCTGGGACGCTTCTTTGGCGAGTTCTTTCCGGTACCCACTATTTTGGCCGATTTTTCGAACTTCGTAGTTTGGTTTGCCCTCTTGACCGGGCTCTTCGCGGCCATCTTCAAAATCTTGCCTGACGTGACCATCCAGTGGCGCGACGTCTGGATTGGCGCCGCGTTGACCTCGTTTCTCTTCTCCATCGGGCGCACGTTGATCGGCCTATACCTGGCGCATACGAGCACCACGTCGATTTTCGGCGCGGCCGGCTCGCTGGTGGCGCTGTTGTTCTGGGTGTACTTCTCGGCGCAGATTTTCTTTTGGGGCGCCGAGTTCACTCAGGTCTGGGCGCGGCACTTGGGCGATCGCATCGAGCCGGAACCGGATGCGGTTCACGTCGAGCGAAACTCGCGTCAGGACCGCGCCGCGGCGAAGAGCTGA